GAGAAAACTTTCAAAATATTTTAATTAATCACACGAATACAAATGAATTAGTTTTACATTTTGATTGTCCTTTCAAAGTAAATGTATGGTCCATGGTTCTTCAGAACCTTGCCCTTCAAAATGAAATTGTCGCAGTGTACCAAGACGACAAAGAATCCAATAGCTTTGCCTGGAATTATGAGAAACAGACAAATCAGTTAAGAATGTCTTATGTTTCAAACTCAATTTTTACAAAAAGAAATTTTAAAATTAATATAATTTATAAATCCAAATTGGAAATCAATGGTTCCTGCATGCGATTGGTCAATGGCGATCCCAAAATTCATAATTTAATAATCGGTGAAAACGGATCCTATTCATATTTTGATCAACCTGTGTTCAATCATGATTCCGGTTTTACCATTTACCCAATCCCCACTACAAATTATCTTAGCTTCCTCGGTGAAATTCCCGAAGAGCACCAACTTAAAATTTATTCTTCAAATGGAATCGAGGTCTATTCTGGTAAAGTGGTTGAAAAAACAATAAACACCTCAAATTTTCCTCCAGGAATTTACTTTTTAGAATTGTTTTCCAATTCAAAGTCCATTTTTAAAAAAGTATTTATTTCCAAAGTTCATTAGAATGAAACATTGCATTATTGGTTTACTGATGGTAATCTTTGGGTTACCATCAGTATCTCAGAAACTCTATTTCCTCGCTCAGGATAGTCAAGCACATCAAAACGATATTTTTGAATTAGACATAAATTCCTGTACATATGCCTTATGGTGTGATGATATACCAAGTCATGATTATTATATAAGACCATTCCCTCAAAAATATTATTTTTTAACAACTATAAATGCTGTTATTACTTGGGAATTATTAGATTCCTGCCATCAGGGCACCAAAATTGAATCATGGATTCAACCATCTATCCCAAGACAAATTGGTTATTCCAGAGAGAGTGACAAAGATGGGATTATCTGGTTATTTGATGATTTAGGTGTTGGCAAAGTAAATCCGCCTAGTCTTTATTTTGCATATCAAAATTATGCAGACCTAAATCTATTTAAGTTTGACACAAAAGCCACAATTTACAATGGAAAAATTTATACTACCGGCACTGAAATTAATGACCCTCTAAACAAAATAAGCATATTTGAAATCGATACTTCAACTTTAAAAGTAATAAGAAAAATTAGAACTTTTGAAAATTATGAAACCACTCCTGGTTCACTATTTCCATTGAATATAAGTTGTGGGGTAAGCCACTTAATTTGTACTATCCATAACAAGTTATACTATTTGGATATTAATTCAGGAAATCTAAGTTTAATGTGTGATGTACAGCTCAATGCACCAAATACTTTTATATCGAATGGAGCTTCTCCCTGGCCTTACAATCCAAATGATTGTGATGTTTTTATTGATTTGGATTTGGATGGAAACTCAGGAGATAAGACTAATGGATTTAACAAATTTTTGAAATGTCGTCAAAATAAATCACTTATAACCGATGCTGATTTAGATGTATTTTCTGATTTTGGAAGCATGGATTCATTGAACGTTGAGCTTTTAAATACTGTTGACAACAACTTTGAGCGATTATCATTGGATACTTTTGGAAATTTTAAGGCTATTAGTTCAAATACTTTTGTAAGAATTTTTCCATCCGGTTTTACTTCAAACAAAGATTATGAATTAGCTTTAAAAAATATTTATTACGTCAATGATGCATGCCCGGTTTCTCCAGGCTTAAGAAAGATAAGGTTTATAGCTTATAAAAATGGAAAAACAGATACTGCTATTTGTAATCTAAATATTATCGGGCCTTATTTTAATGCAGGCAGCAATAATCAAATTTCAATTTGTAAAATTGACACTGTTATAAATCTATCTTCTTTCCTTGGAACTTGTTTTAGTTCTAATGGCATCTGGAGCAATTCAACAGGAATTTTAAATCCTTCAAAAGATACCAGTGGAATTTACTCTTATACAGTAGGTGATTCTATTTGTGGAATAGATGCTTCTTTTATCAAAGTTGATTTGCTTGATCTACCTGCTTTTGATTTAGGATCGGATCAATATATTTGTCCTGGAGACAGTGTTAGTTTTGAAGTTCCTGCCCTTTTTACTGTGGAATGGCAAGACAAGAATACAACACCAAAATATGTTGTCACGAATCCAGGAATTTACAAAGTAAGAATAACCAATAACAAGGGTTGTTTTATTTATGATTCGATTCAGGTTTTTCAAAACAATTATACTACTTTAACCAATTCAAAATCTATCTGTCAGAATCAAAATTTTATCTACAAAAATATCTCCTATCCTCCCGGTTCTCTCATCAGAGATACCCTCTACGCCGCCTCAGGTTGCGATACTTTACTGGAATTGTGGCTAAAACCTCTTCCTTTGCCCGCTGTAAGCATTTTGGGAGATACCCTCCTCTGTGAAGGGGATACTGCTTTGCTCAGCACCTCAGCCTCCGGAAGCCTCCTGTGGTCCACCGGCGATATCACTAGAGCCATTCCCGCAGCACCGGGAAATTATTCCCTCACCGTCACGGATGCCAACAATTGCTCCGCAAGCTCTTCCTTCCGCGTGGATCAGGCACCACCCATTTCTTACGTCATCACTTCTTACGACCCCCTTTGCAGCGATGAGCTGGGAAGCGTCCTCCTCAAGGTTTCTTCAGGTGGAATTCCTCCCATACAATATTCCCTCAATGGACTGACCAATCCTTCGGGCATCTTTTCTTCTCTGCCTCCGGGATCTTACATTGCCACTTTTTCAGATGCGCTGGGTTGTACCCGCTCTGACACAGTCCTCATCCTGTCTCCGCCACTCTTTGAAGTCGACATGACAGACTCCCTTATCCTCGATGCAGGGTCTTCCGTCCTGGTGCAATACAGACTCCTCAAAGGCTCCATTCAAAACATCTTGTTCCAGCCCGGTGAAGGAATCGCTCTGGATCAGGGTGGGCTGCGCATCTCCGCAACCACTGACCAAATTTATACCCTCACCTTCATCGACGACAACGGCTGTGAGATTACCAAAACGCTCAAAGTCTCTGTCAGACAAAACAATGAATTCTTTGCCCCATTGATCTTCTCCCCAAACAACGATGGCATCAACGACTTTTGGTTGCCTTCCTGGGGCAGCTCCTGGACGCGGGCAGAAATCAAAATCTATGACCGGTGGGGGGCGCTCATGGCTTCCCCTCCCGCCACTCAGGGCTGGGATGGCAATCACCATGGAATGCCTTGCATCCCGGGTGTGTATCTGTTCCACATCGTTCTCTATGATGCGCAAGGTACCTCTACTTCTTTCTCTGGAGATCTTACTTTGGTGAGATAAGAGATTGTTATAATTCCTTCCATTCGAAGCTTGCAAAATCCATAAATCTCTTAAAATTGGTGTCATGTAAATTTAAGGGGATTAAGTAGAAATTAAACATCTTTAATAATTTTATTAAAAAGATTCAAATACCTCATCATATATTATCGTAAAAGAAATTCAGTTCGGCCTTTTTCATTTTAGCTAAAACTGATTTCTCTACAAATTTTTGACTTGACCCAAAAAAAATCGTAACCATTCAGATTAGCTTTGGAACCTCATTATTATTATTTTTGTTTTCAAATAACTATTATGAAACCTCAAGTAACTATTCAAGAATTACAACAGCTCATCAAGGAGTTGGTCCTCAGTCAGAAAGAAACTGAAAAACTTTTTAAGGAAACGGATCGAAAGTTTCGGGAAACTGACCGCAAAATCAATAAAACCATTCACCTCTTCGAAAGTCAGTGGGGTAAGTTTGTAGAAAGTCTGGTTAATGGAAATCTGATCTACATTCTACGATCCAAAGGAATCGATGTACACGATACCACCCAGAGAAGAAAAGGAGAACACAATGGTCGTCAGTTTGAGTTTGACATCATTGCAAAAAACGGATCTGAAATCGTTATCGTGGAAGTTAAATCCACACTGAATGTTCAAGCCGTTAAAGATTTCCTGGACGAACTCAGTCTGGTACGAGGTTGGCTGGAAGAATACAAGGACTTTAAACTTTACGGCGCAGTTGCTTTTCTGACCGCCGATGAAGAAAGCCCTCTTTTCTCAGAGCGTCAGGGTTTATTTGTGATCAAAGCAACCGGCGATTCTGCCATTCTCGTAAACAAAGATGACTTCAGACCCAAGGAGTGGTAATCTTTCCATTGTTAAAATTTAAGTTGACATTTAGAGTAGTTCGTGAATTTACTCGAACTATTTAACTCCGATTAAACAAATAGTTTTATTCAATAAGTACTGCCATCGGAACTGACTTTTTATTATTTTTGTTTTAAAATAACTATTATGGAACCTCAAGTAACTATTCAGGAATTACAACAACTCATCAAGGAGTTGGTCATCAGTCAAAAAGAAACGGAAAAACTTTTTAAGGAAACGGATTTACAATTCAAGGAAACGGATCGGAGATTTAAGGAAACTGACAGACAATTTAAGGACACTGACCGTAAAATCAATAAAACCATTCACCTCTTCGAAAGTCAGTGGGGCAAGTTTGTAGAAAGTCTGGTCAATGGAAATCTGATCCACATTCTCCGATCCAAAGGAATCGATGTACACGACACTACCCAAAGAAGAAAAGGAGAACACAACGGTCGCCAGTTTGAATTTGACATCATTGCAAAAAATGGTTCCGAAATTGTCATCGTAGAAGTTAAATCCACCCTAAACGTGCAGGTCGTTAAAGATTTCCTGGACGAACTCAGTCAGGTAAGAGATTGGCTGGAAGAATACAAGGACTTTAAACTTTACGGCGCAGTTGCTTTTCTGACTGCCGATGAAGAAAGCCCTCTTTTCTCAGAACGTCAAGGTTTATTTGTGATCAAAGCAACCGGCGATTCTGCCATTCTCGTAAACAAAGACGACTTCAGACCCAAGGAATGGTAAAGCATTTGAGAAAAAATATTCTGCGAATAAAAATAATATTTCTATTTCAGAAAAAAATATTTCTGAATTCCGATTCTGTATAAAGGATAAAAATGCACGTATGATTTTCCCAAAAGAGAGAATCCAAGTGAAACATCTACCCGCAGATTTGAATTAAAAATTCTTTGAATTCCGGGATAAATTTCTAAATAATGCCCTTTATTAAATGCAGGATTTTTATTTTCCAATTCTCGGTTATTATATAAGAATTGGGCACTTTGATATTGCTTTCCAAGGAATTCCACATATAGGTTTGTATTGGTCTCTTCATAGGTATTCATCCTGTTTCCTTGCAGCAAATAACCAAATGATAAATGATAGTAAATTGCATTTCCATAAATAAGTTTACGTTGAATTTCTTGTCCGTTGACCGGATCAGGTTCTGATTCTGAATAGGCAGTCGGAAAAATCCCTCCGGTAGTTAAACTCAAAGCAAATCTTTTTTCCAACACACTTAATACTATTCCGGCACCAACTCCACTATTGTCATCCATTAGATTTGGTTCGGCTTCATCATGTGCTTGCTTGACATTTGACCACTCTCCTATAATGGCACACCTCAGATGCCTGTTTTTCCCATCCAAATTAAAAATTCTGAATTTGGCAAGTGCATGAAAACCGTTCCAACTAAAAGGATAGGTGACTCCACGTTGCGGAAAATTCGTAAAATAATAGGTACCTGTACTTCCGGTATGCCTGTGCCCTATCAGATCCGGTGGTAATTTTTTTGCATGGTGATTGGAAATACTTCCTGTCAAGGCAATGCTGAAATTGGAGGTCAGACCGTACATCAATTTAAATCCGGTCCATGCACGCACTGTTTTAATCTCATAATTTGCCTCCGCAAATCCACGTAAACCTATTACACCCTTTGGGACAGTATTGGCTGATTCTGCCAGTGGAAATAACTCTTGTCCCTGCACCAGCGTAAAAAATAAAATAAATCCTGTGACCAGATTTGTTCTGAAAATCATAAAATCAAAATATAATGTCCGGATGTCTGCATTTTTATATCCGGATATGTTCTTGAAATGCTCTTCCAATCTTTAGAAGGTAGATATTTCTTTGAGATATACTGAATGTGCATTTGTGTTGCAGGCTTGTACGCTTCTGAATTCAACACTTTAAATGTAAGACTCCCTAATGAAATTTGAATTTCCTCTAACATTTTCCAATTTCTTCCCATCAAATTTCCCCTTACCATCCTTACTGAAAATCCTGCATTTACTACCGCTTTTACCAACTTATCCAAATCACTGACTGAATCTGTAATACGGACTGAAGCAACTGTATTGATTAAATCCATCTTGACATCTTCCACAAAATGGAGGCGACGTATACTTTCTTCAACCGTCTTACAACACAGTGAACAGGTCAGGCCATTAATACCTATTTGAATCTCACTTTGTGCAAATATTTGATTATCCAAAAAAAATAAAAGTAAAATATTCAGAAGGTTCCCATAAATTCCGAATTTGAAACTTTTAGAATTAATGAATCTCAACTCCATTTTGTTTAATTAATTCGTCTAATTTATTACTTGGCTAATGGACCTGAACTTGCTATTCAATTAATAAATATCTAAGCAATATAATTCTTAACGATCTGGATTCCTGAAAGTTTCATTAAAAAGCACTTGCACTATATTATGCAAAGTCAAATTAAAACAACTTTCTATTCTTTTACAGAATTCAATATCGAAACGATCAACGCACAATGTTGATATCTCCTTTTCTCCATTTAGGTTCTTCATCCTGGGCTTCATACTGCAAAGCATAGACATAAACACCCGGATTCAAATCCCTGCCTTGAAATCTTCCATCCCATCTTACCGGTTCGCCGATATTCGCTCCAGTCCTTTCAAAAAGTAAAGCCCCCCAGCGGTCATAAATTCTTAAAATATTAATCTTGCTGCGGTCAGGAAAACGAAAGACTACTTCAAAAAAATCATTCAACCCATCTCCATTAGGACTGAATACATTCGGAATATATACATCTGATTCTTCCACTTTGACGGTAATGGTCATGTTGTCTTTTATGATACATCCATTTGCATCTTCCAGGGTCAACATATAATTGATGGTATTGTCCGGTGCTGACACGGGATTCAGACAATTGGTACAGGATAAAAAGTCAACAGGATCCCAGGTGATTTTAGCTGGAACAAAACTCGCGTTGGCGACAATGTTTACCTGATTTCCTCTGAATATCGTAGTATCTGCGGGAAGGTTGAGTACCAAAACTGCCGATGGATTAATGGTAAAATTATTAACTACATCACATCCAAAAGGATCAATTATCCTTAATGTATGTGCACCCAAGGCAAGATTCTTGACCTCCAGATCCGGAGTAAAATTTATCGGTGTTTTGTTGTCCACGGAGACCATAAATGGCCCAATGCCTGTACCTATGGTAGATATTCGGAGGACTCCTGTATTCGCTGCATTGCATTTTAAATCTTCTGTAGTAAAGTTTGCAACAATCGCAGGCGCAATATTTAAACTCACCGTAACCACAGAATCACAACCTGCCGAAGATGGACGGTCTATAACTACTGTCCCATTAGGACGAGCAGCTGAAAAAAATTGGTTACCTACTCTGATACTGTCTTTTGCACAAATGGTGGTGGTAAAAGTTCCTAATTTTTCAGGAATAAAATTTACTCTTATCATGATAAAACTGTCGCATAGACGATGAGAAAATTTAGACACTTTTATGGTGCCACTTGGCCTGGATGAATTGAATACCTGCCCAAACAAAACCACTGAATCATTGACACATACAGCAGTATCCAGTTGCCCCAATGCATCAGGAAGAACGGTGAGTTCAACCTGGACAACAGAGTCGCATAAATTGGCGGAAGAATTGGCCAACAGAATAGTTCCTTGTGTCCTGCCGGATGAAAATTTCTGACCATGCAGCGTGATGGTATCTGTTCTGCAAATCTCTGCCCGATAAGTACCCATACCATTGGGCAATACAATCATATTGACTGTGATAATGCTGTCACATTTCAAATAAGATGCATTCGGCAATACCAACTTTCCGCTCGGTTTACGATCGCTGAAATACATTCCTTGCGCACCGCCTACCAGAACACTGTCACCGGGACAAATAGTAGTGGTGAATGTACTGTTCGGATCAGCAATAAACACTTTTACATTGATCACACTGTCACAACCAGTGGAGGATTGTCCGGTCAAAACTTGTCGGGAATCAGTTTTATTCTCATCAAATATTTCACCATTTATGATAATGCTCTGACCTAAACATATCCCTGTATCTAAGTTAAATTCTGCAAAATTCTTGATCGTAATATTTACATTAATGATGCTGTCACAACCAAATACTGAACCACCCGGAATGACCACCACTCCTTGTGTTCGGTTCTGATCAAATACTTCACCTCCGACCGTAATTTTATCATTGGAACAAATGGTTCTGGAAAAATTTGATAATCCTCTTTCTGTTCCAACCAAGACAATTACACTGTCACAACCCGCTGAAGTTTTTAAATTGAGAGAATCCACCGGATTGAATTTGTGGATAAGTTTTCCACCAACATTCAAAGTGTCATCCAAACAAATATTCAATTGTCT
This region of Candidatus Vicinibacter affinis genomic DNA includes:
- a CDS encoding gliding motility-associated C-terminal domain-containing protein translates to MAQYIVNSANDVDDGVCNAVHCSLREAVNAAEADGMPSTIQFNIPGAGPHVINPSGPFPTINRGQTRIIGESQPGGLGSLVINFNNRDFLGNTFWKILGDTFNISGIFFNRFNFVSPNDHVFEFGDATNASDNSVIYNCAFSEDQPVAPVFNPTYIQINRGMDILLRKNIFGSDFSGNIKQTNGSIRLMGTLGLSPVLIDSSFFVNTRTCIDVQSGNCTITRNVFGGLDTLQGIPFLNPSNAITLSGGGVYDVNTNWFFGQRVFSIQANSISRPLTIRSNRFSGGILDVELNGSSSTDLIIQNNTGRSGTDFITVNTMGTYNLRIEGNNVNQYSNFYTNNLEPLINLARHASNRMTCISGQVVFLNNARAPKPPVPTITLVNRNQIQGTGRPNDSIAVYANPTNVCPGLNCQGGFELGRTVANGAGSWTLNVPYPNRHTISAYQYLSNPAAPSNVYSEFSPCYVCPGNVRTVFTATICANQTVSFRNKIYGAANPKDSFNVNGDGVSICDSVFIVDVKVGSGSREIRQLNICLDDTLNVGGKLIHKFNPVDSLNLKTSAGCDSVIVLVGTERGLSNFSRTICSNDKITVGGEVFDQNRTQGVVVIPGGSVFGCDSIINVNITIKNFAEFNLDTGICLGQSIIINGEIFDENKTDSRQVLTGQSSTGCDSVINVKVFIADPNSTFTTTICPGDSVLVGGAQGMYFSDRKPSGKLVLPNASYLKCDSIITVNMIVLPNGMGTYRAEICRTDTITLHGQKFSSGRTQGTILLANSSANLCDSVVQVELTVLPDALGQLDTAVCVNDSVVLFGQVFNSSRPSGTIKVSKFSHRLCDSFIMIRVNFIPEKLGTFTTTICAKDSIRVGNQFFSAARPNGTVVIDRPSSAGCDSVVTVSLNIAPAIVANFTTEDLKCNAANTGVLRISTIGTGIGPFMVSVDNKTPINFTPDLEVKNLALGAHTLRIIDPFGCDVVNNFTINPSAVLVLNLPADTTIFRGNQVNIVANASFVPAKITWDPVDFLSCTNCLNPVSAPDNTINYMLTLEDANGCIIKDNMTITVKVEESDVYIPNVFSPNGDGLNDFFEVVFRFPDRSKINILRIYDRWGALLFERTGANIGEPVRWDGRFQGRDLNPGVYVYALQYEAQDEEPKWRKGDINIVR
- a CDS encoding heavy-metal-associated domain-containing protein, yielding MELRFINSKSFKFGIYGNLLNILLLFFLDNQIFAQSEIQIGINGLTCSLCCKTVEESIRRLHFVEDVKMDLINTVASVRITDSVSDLDKLVKAVVNAGFSVRMVRGNLMGRNWKMLEEIQISLGSLTFKVLNSEAYKPATQMHIQYISKKYLPSKDWKSISRTYPDIKMQTSGHYILIL
- a CDS encoding T9SS type B sorting domain-containing protein, whose amino-acid sequence is MKHCIIGLLMVIFGLPSVSQKLYFLAQDSQAHQNDIFELDINSCTYALWCDDIPSHDYYIRPFPQKYYFLTTINAVITWELLDSCHQGTKIESWIQPSIPRQIGYSRESDKDGIIWLFDDLGVGKVNPPSLYFAYQNYADLNLFKFDTKATIYNGKIYTTGTEINDPLNKISIFEIDTSTLKVIRKIRTFENYETTPGSLFPLNISCGVSHLICTIHNKLYYLDINSGNLSLMCDVQLNAPNTFISNGASPWPYNPNDCDVFIDLDLDGNSGDKTNGFNKFLKCRQNKSLITDADLDVFSDFGSMDSLNVELLNTVDNNFERLSLDTFGNFKAISSNTFVRIFPSGFTSNKDYELALKNIYYVNDACPVSPGLRKIRFIAYKNGKTDTAICNLNIIGPYFNAGSNNQISICKIDTVINLSSFLGTCFSSNGIWSNSTGILNPSKDTSGIYSYTVGDSICGIDASFIKVDLLDLPAFDLGSDQYICPGDSVSFEVPALFTVEWQDKNTTPKYVVTNPGIYKVRITNNKGCFIYDSIQVFQNNYTTLTNSKSICQNQNFIYKNISYPPGSLIRDTLYAASGCDTLLELWLKPLPLPAVSILGDTLLCEGDTALLSTSASGSLLWSTGDITRAIPAAPGNYSLTVTDANNCSASSSFRVDQAPPISYVITSYDPLCSDELGSVLLKVSSGGIPPIQYSLNGLTNPSGIFSSLPPGSYIATFSDALGCTRSDTVLILSPPLFEVDMTDSLILDAGSSVLVQYRLLKGSIQNILFQPGEGIALDQGGLRISATTDQIYTLTFIDDNGCEITKTLKVSVRQNNEFFAPLIFSPNNDGINDFWLPSWGSSWTRAEIKIYDRWGALMASPPATQGWDGNHHGMPCIPGVYLFHIVLYDAQGTSTSFSGDLTLVR